The sequence GAACCGTCTCACCGAGGCGGATGCCATCGCGTGCACTGCCGAACAGCAGAGCAAAGCCAACGGATTCATCCTCGAAACCGCACGCCGGGGCATTCTCAGCGAGCGCGACATTGCACGGTTTGCCGCCGACACCTTCGGCCATCCGCTGCTCGACATCGCAGCGCTCGATCCGGGCAACATCGTCGCCGACGCCATCGACCGAAAACTGATCGGCAAACACCATGTCCTGCCGATCGCCAAGCGCGGCAACCGCCTCACCGTTGCGCTGGCCGACCCGACCAATTTACGGGCGCTCGACGAAATCCGCTTCCAGAGCGGGTTGTCTGTCGATCCGATTGTTGTCGAAGCCAGCAAACTACAGGCAGCGATCGACAAGCAGGGCGAGTCGGCCAAGGAGAGCCTCGAAGCGCTCACCGGCGAAGAATTCGACATGGACATGCTGGAGCAGGACACGCCCAGCGAGTCCGCGGCTGCCGATGAAGCCCAGGCCGAAGTCGATGATGCGCCGGTCGTCCGTTTCATTCAGAAAGTCCTGATCGACGCAATCAACGAAGGCGCGTCGGACATCCACTTCGAACCCTACGAAAAGTACTACCGCATTCGTGTCCGCACCGACGGCACCCTGCGCGAGATCGCACAACCCCCCCTGGTGCTGCGTGAAAAGATCGCCGCGCGCATCAAGGTCATTTCGCGACTGGATATTTCCGAAAAGCGGGTACCGCAAGACGGCAGGATGAAGCTGGTTCTGTCGAAGAACAAGGCTATCGATTTCCGTGTCTCCACGCTGCCGACCCTCCATGGCGAGAAGATCGTCATGCGGATCCTGGATCCCTCCTCCGCCATGCTCGGGGTCGACGCGCTGGGCTACGATCCCGAGCAGAAGGCAGCCTTGCTCGAGGCGATCGAGCGCCCCTACGGCATGATCCTCGTGACCGGCCCCACCGGCAGCGGCAAAACGGTGTCGCTCTACACCTGCCTGAATATTCTCAACAAGGCCGGGGTTAACATCTCGACGGCCGAAGATCCCGCAGAAATCAATCTGCCAGGCATCAACCAGGTCAACGTCAACGAAAAAGCCGGGCTGACCTTTTCGTCCGCGCTCCGGGCCTTCCTGCGCCAGGATCCGGACGTGATCATGGTGGGCGAAATCCGCGACCTGGAAACCTCTGAAATCGCCATCAAGGCAGCGCAGACCGGTCACCTGGTGTTGTCAACACTGCACACCAACGACGCACCGACCACGCTGGAGCGCTTGCGCAACATGGGCGTCGCGCCGTTCAACATCGCATCGTCCGTCATCCTGATTACCGCCCAGCGACTCGCGCGCCGGCTATGCAGCTGCAAGCAACCCATGGACATTCCGCACGACGTGCTGATCGAGGCCGGTTTCACCGAAGCCGATCTGGACGGCAGCTGGAAGCCCTACGGCCCCATCGGCTGTGACAAATGCAAGGGCAGCGGCTACAAGGGCCGGGTGGGCATCTACCAGGTCATGCCCATCACCGAAGACATCGCCCGCATCATCATGAACAACGGCAACTCCATTGAAATTGCCGCCCAGGCCGAACTGGATGGCGTCATGGACTTGCGCCGCTCCGGCCTGCGCAAGGTCAAGGCCGGCATGACGTCGCTGGCCGAAGTCCTGGCGACGACCAACGAATAAATTCGAGGCAAGCACACATGGCAACCGCGACCCGATCCGCTCGACGCACCGCTCAGGACGTCAAGGAGCACCTGTACGACTGGGAAGGCAAGGACAAGAAAGGCAAGATCGTCCGAGGCGAAGTCCGTGCCGGCGGCGAAGCCGTGGTCCAGGCCACCTTGCGGCGCCAGGGCATTCTGGTCACCAAGGTCAAGAAGCGCAAGCTGTCTCGCGGGCGTCGCATCACCGACAAGGACATCGCCCTGTTCACCCGCCAGATGGCGACCATGATGAAATCTGGCGTGCCACTGCTGCAGGCCTTCGACATCGGCATCAAGGGCTCCGCCAACCCATCGCTTGGCCGCTTGCTGAACGATATCCGCAACGATGTGGAGACCGGCAGCAGCCTGTCGCAGGCCTTCCGGAAGCATCCGGTGCATTTTGACCAGTTGTTCTGCAACCTGGTCGCCGCGGGCGAGCAGGCAGGTATTCTGGATAGTCTGCTGGATCGGTTGGCGACGTATAAAGAAAAGATCATCGCCATCAAAGGCAAAATCAAGGCTGCTCTGTTTTATCCAGTATCGGTGATAGTGGTAGCAGGCATCGTCATCTCCGTAATGATGTTGTTCGTCATTCCGGAATTTAAGAAAGTCTTTTCCAGTTTTGGTGCAGACCTTCCTGCCCCAACACAAATCGTTATTACGATGTCCGACTACTTTGTCGAAAACTGGTACATCGTAATTGGCGGATTGACGGCCTTGGTAGTCGGACTATCGATGGCATATAAGCGGTCTGAAAAGGCACAGAACGCTATGGACCGATTCATTCTTCAAGTTCCCGTGATTGGGGATGTGATTCGCAAAGCAACTATCGCGCGGTGGACACGAACACTGTCTACAATGTTCGCTGCAGGCGTTCCACTCGTCGAAGCCCTCGACTCCGTTGGCGGCGCCGCAGGCAACCACATTTACAAAGTTGCAACTCGCCAAATTCAGTCGGACGTCAGTACTGGCACGAGTCTGACCGTTGCAATGCAAGGTGCGAAAGTATTTCCAACTATGGTTGTCCAAATGGTGTCGATTGGTGAAGAGTCGGGACAGTTGGACGGAATGCTGAGCAAAGTGGCCGATTTTTTTGAACAAGAAGTCGACGACGCGGTTGCTGGTCTTTCTCAGCTTCTTGAACCCATCATCATGGTTTTCCTTGGCACCGTCATCGGCGGAATGGTCGTCGCCATGTACCTCCCCATCTTCAAACTCGGCGCCGTCGTCTAATCCACCTTTGCGCCCCGTGCCGCGGGGCGATACCTCTTTTCCATGACCGACCTTCTCTCCGACCCGCTTGCGTTCATCCCCCTGGCCACCCTTGTCGGGCTGTTTGTCGGCAGTTTTCTCAATGTCGTGATCCATCGGCTGCCCAAGATGATGGAGAACGAGTGGGCGTTGCAGGCGGCCGAGTTGCGGGGAGAGGCGCCGGGAGCCGTTGCCACGTTCAACCTGGCCACCCCGCGCTCGCGCTGCCCGCACTGCGGCACCCAGGTGACCGCGATCGACAACGTGCCGGTGCTGAGCTACCTGATGCTGCGCGGCCGGTGCCGGCACTGCAAGGCGCCGATCAGTCGCCGCTATCCTGTGGTGGAACTCGTCACAGCCGCCCTGTCGGGACTGGCCGCATGGACCTTCGGCAACGGCATCATGACGCTGGGCGCCATGCTGTTCCTGTGGGCCATGATCGCCCTGACCTTCATTGATCTGGATACCCAGCTTCTTCCTGACGCCATCACCCTGCCGCTAATCTGGCTGGGGCTGGCGTTCAATCTTGGCGGCAGTTTCACTTCCATCAATGACGCTGTCGTCGGCGCGATGGCGGGGTATCTGAGCCTGTGGCTGGTCTTTCACCTTTTCCGCCTGGTTACCGGCAAGGAAGGCATGGGTTACGGAGACTTCAAGCTGCTCGCGGCCATCGGTGCGTGGCTGGGCTGGCAGATGCTGCCGCTGACAATCCTCCTGTCCTCGGTGGTCGGCGCCGTGGTGGGGATCGCACTGATCGTCTTTGCCCGCCACGGCCGCAACACCCCCATCCCTTTCGGCCCCTATCTGGCCGCGGCGGGCATGCTCGCCCTGTTCTTTGGCGACGCGATCAACGCGCGCTACCTCCAGCTGCTGTGAACTGTCCGGCGTTGCGGCGATTGGCACCGCCAACGCCGCTTCCCGCCGTATCACCAATACGATAGACTTACGGGCTTGATTTTTCGGAGCTTGTCATGCCGATTTACGCCTATCGCTGCGCCGATTGCGGCGCTGAGAAAGAACATCTGCAGAAAATGAGCGCTGCGCCGCTGACCGTCTGTCCGGCCTGTGGCTCGAACAACTACAGCAAGCAGCTGACGGCCGCGGGCTTTCAGCTCAAGGGGTCGGGTTGGTACGCCACCGACTTCAAGGGCGGCAGCACGCCGGCCCCCGCGAAAGCCGCGTCGGCCAGCGCCGGCGGCACTGCGGATGCAGGATGCGGCGGCGGTTGCGCCTGCCACTGACCGCTGCGAATGAAAAAATACTTCATCACCGGCCTGCTGATCTGGATTCCGCTCGCGATCACCTTCATGGTGATCGCGTGGATCGTCAGCACGCTCGATCGCATCCTGCTGTGGATTCCCGAGCACTGGCAGCCCAAGGTCCTGCTCGGACTCGACATCCCCGGCATCGGCGTGGCGGTAACGCTGCTGATCATCCTGGCAACCGGCCTGGTCGGCGCCAATGTGCTCGGCCAACGCCTGGTGCTGGTGTGGGAGTCGCTGCTGGCAAGGATTCCGGTGGTCAAGTCGATCTACTCCAGCGTCAAGCAGGTCTCCGACACCCTGTTTTCCAGTTCCAGCCACGCCTTCCGGAAAGCGCTGCTGATCCAGTATCCGCGCGAGGGCGCCTGGACCATCGCCTTTCTCACCGGCAAACCGGGCGGTGCCGCCGCGCGGCACCTGATCGGGGACTACATCAGCGTCTATGTGCCGACCACGCCGAACCCCACCTCGGGTTTTTTCCTGATGGTCCCACGCGCCGACGTGATCGAACTCGAGATGAGCGTCGACGAAGCGCTCAAGTACATTATTTCCATGGGGGTCGTCACCCCTGGCAAGAAGGGCGAAGCCGCCCTGCTCGCCCCCCTCGAATCCTGACAAGCGGGGTGCCCAGGCACCCGGTGTATCAAAAAATACGGAATCAGAACCATGCGTACTCACTACTGCGGGCAAGTCACTGCCGCCAACCTCGACCAGATCGTCACGCTGTGCGGCTGGGTGCATCGGCGGCGCGACCACGGCGGCGTCATCTTTGTTCGACCTGCGTGATCGCGAAGGTCTGGTGCAGGTCGTCTGCGATCCGGACCGCGCCGAGATGTTTGCCGTCGCCGAATCGGTGCGCAACGAGTACGTGCTGCGCATGACCGGCAAGGTGCGCCGTCGCCCGGCGGGCACCGAGAACGCCAACCTCACCTCCGGTGAAATCGAGATCCTGTGCCAGGACATCGAGGTGCTCAACGCCTCGGTCACCCCGCCCTTCCAGCTCGACGATGACAACCTGTCGGAGACCACCCGCCTGACCCATCGCGTGGTCGACCTACGCCGTCCGCACATGCAGCGCAACCTGATGCTGCGCTACAAGGTCGCCATGGCCTTCCGCCGCTTCCTCGACGCCAACGGCTTCATCGACGTCGAGACCCCGATGCTGACCAAGAGCACCCCCGAAGGCGCGCGTGACTACCTCGTCCCCTCGCGTGTCCATCCGGGCCAGTTCTTTGCCCTGCCCCAATCGCCGCAGCTGTTCAAGCAGTTGCTGATGGTGGCTGGCTTTGACCGCTACTACCAGATCGTCAAGTGCTTCCGCGACGAAGACCTGCGTGCCGACCGCCAGCCGGAATTCACCCAGGTCGATATCGAGACCTCGTTCATGGACGAGGCCGCGATCACCGACCTTATGGAAGGGCTGATCCGCTTCGTCTTCAAGGAGTCGCTCGACGTCGAGCTGCCCGCCCCCTTCCCGCGCCAGACCTACGCCGAAGCCATGCACCGCTTTGGCTCCGACAAACCCGATCTGCGCGTCAAGCTCGAATTCACCGAGCTGACCGACGTGATGAAGGATGTCGACTTCAAGGTATTCTCCGGCCCGGCCACCAGCGGCGGCCGCGTCGCCGGCCTGCTGATCCCCAACGGCGGCGAGCTGTCGCGCGGCGAGATCGACGACTACACCAAGTTCGTCGGCATCTACGGCGCCCGTGGTCTGGCGTGGATCAAGTTCAACGAGATCGCCAAGGGCCGCGAGGGCATGCAGTCGCCGATCGTCAAGAACCTCTCCGACGCCGCCCTGGCCGCCATCGTCGAGCGCTCCGGCGCCAAGGATGGCGATCTGATGTTCTTCGGTGCCGACAAGACCAAGGTGGTCAACGATGCCCTCGGCGCGCTGCGGGTCAAGATCGGCCACGAGAAAGGCCACCTCACGGGCGAGGCCTGGACGCCGGTGTGGATCACCGACTTCCCGATGTTCGACTACGACGACGAAGACAAGCGCTGGGTGGCCTGCCACCACCCCTTCACGGCGCCCAAGGACGAACACGTCGACCTGCTCGAAACCGCGCCGGGCGCCTGCCTGGCCAAGGCCTACGACCTGGCCCTCAACGGCTGGGAAATCGGCGGCGGCTCGGTGCGTATCCACCAGGCCGACGTGCAATCCAAGGTCTTCCGCGCCCTGAACATCCAGGACGAAGAAGCCCGCGTGAAATTTGGCTTCCTGCTCGACGCGCTCAAATTCGGCGCC comes from Denitromonas sp. and encodes:
- the pilB gene encoding type IV-A pilus assembly ATPase PilB → MAANPQIALTGLARALIQQNRLTEADAIACTAEQQSKANGFILETARRGILSERDIARFAADTFGHPLLDIAALDPGNIVADAIDRKLIGKHHVLPIAKRGNRLTVALADPTNLRALDEIRFQSGLSVDPIVVEASKLQAAIDKQGESAKESLEALTGEEFDMDMLEQDTPSESAAADEAQAEVDDAPVVRFIQKVLIDAINEGASDIHFEPYEKYYRIRVRTDGTLREIAQPPLVLREKIAARIKVISRLDISEKRVPQDGRMKLVLSKNKAIDFRVSTLPTLHGEKIVMRILDPSSAMLGVDALGYDPEQKAALLEAIERPYGMILVTGPTGSGKTVSLYTCLNILNKAGVNISTAEDPAEINLPGINQVNVNEKAGLTFSSALRAFLRQDPDVIMVGEIRDLETSEIAIKAAQTGHLVLSTLHTNDAPTTLERLRNMGVAPFNIASSVILITAQRLARRLCSCKQPMDIPHDVLIEAGFTEADLDGSWKPYGPIGCDKCKGSGYKGRVGIYQVMPITEDIARIIMNNGNSIEIAAQAELDGVMDLRRSGLRKVKAGMTSLAEVLATTNE
- a CDS encoding type II secretion system F family protein — its product is MATATRSARRTAQDVKEHLYDWEGKDKKGKIVRGEVRAGGEAVVQATLRRQGILVTKVKKRKLSRGRRITDKDIALFTRQMATMMKSGVPLLQAFDIGIKGSANPSLGRLLNDIRNDVETGSSLSQAFRKHPVHFDQLFCNLVAAGEQAGILDSLLDRLATYKEKIIAIKGKIKAALFYPVSVIVVAGIVISVMMLFVIPEFKKVFSSFGADLPAPTQIVITMSDYFVENWYIVIGGLTALVVGLSMAYKRSEKAQNAMDRFILQVPVIGDVIRKATIARWTRTLSTMFAAGVPLVEALDSVGGAAGNHIYKVATRQIQSDVSTGTSLTVAMQGAKVFPTMVVQMVSIGEESGQLDGMLSKVADFFEQEVDDAVAGLSQLLEPIIMVFLGTVIGGMVVAMYLPIFKLGAVV
- a CDS encoding A24 family peptidase; this encodes MTDLLSDPLAFIPLATLVGLFVGSFLNVVIHRLPKMMENEWALQAAELRGEAPGAVATFNLATPRSRCPHCGTQVTAIDNVPVLSYLMLRGRCRHCKAPISRRYPVVELVTAALSGLAAWTFGNGIMTLGAMLFLWAMIALTFIDLDTQLLPDAITLPLIWLGLAFNLGGSFTSINDAVVGAMAGYLSLWLVFHLFRLVTGKEGMGYGDFKLLAAIGAWLGWQMLPLTILLSSVVGAVVGIALIVFARHGRNTPIPFGPYLAAAGMLALFFGDAINARYLQLL
- a CDS encoding zinc ribbon domain-containing protein — protein: MPIYAYRCADCGAEKEHLQKMSAAPLTVCPACGSNNYSKQLTAAGFQLKGSGWYATDFKGGSTPAPAKAASASAGGTADAGCGGGCACH
- a CDS encoding DUF502 domain-containing protein yields the protein MKKYFITGLLIWIPLAITFMVIAWIVSTLDRILLWIPEHWQPKVLLGLDIPGIGVAVTLLIILATGLVGANVLGQRLVLVWESLLARIPVVKSIYSSVKQVSDTLFSSSSHAFRKALLIQYPREGAWTIAFLTGKPGGAAARHLIGDYISVYVPTTPNPTSGFFLMVPRADVIELEMSVDEALKYIISMGVVTPGKKGEAALLAPLES